In the genome of Streptomyces aquilus, the window CCCGGCCCTCTGGTCGCCGGTGCGCGATCACCAACTCCCCCTGTGTGTGCGGAATGTGCAGTACACGCACTCCGAACTAGGGCACCGCTATCAGGAGTACGGACTGTACGGCCTGGTAAAGGTCAGCTCGTTCCGTGCCGACTATCAGCGCGCCGTACTCCATCTGGCCCGCCGTATCGTCGAGATCGGTGAGACTGTCGCCGTGGAACCCGGTACCCATGCGCACCTGCAGGGGGCGGACGACGCCTTCGCCCCCGAGCCCGCGCTGCCGACGGGGCCGACGCTGCGGATCACCGTGGCCGCCGGCGCTCTGGGCAGGCTGCCGGAGAGACGCAGCCCGCTCTACTACGGGCCCACGCCGCTGCACTGGAACCCCTATCACCCCGAGTCCGCCTACCCGCTGGTCACGCTGGTCGCCAATATTGTCGAAGGCCTCAACTACCGTGTGATCGTGCGTGAGTTGGACCAGGAAGCGGACCTGGTCGACGGTCCGGAGATCCTGCTGCTCGATCGCTGGGTGCTCCGCGACCCCAAGCACCGCGCGCGGCTGCGGGAGCTGGACACAGAACACCGCTCGTCGACCGGTCTGGTGGTGCCGTGGAACAGCGCGGACCCCGACGGCAGTGCCGGGCAGCACGAACTGGCCGCCGCGGTCGACGAGGCCCTGCCGCGCGCCACCAGCCTGCAACGGCAGGGTGGGAGGGCCGGTGCCCTGAGCATCCCGGACCTCGGATCCTTCAGGGCGCTGCTGCCGCAGGTGGTCGAAGCGGCGGCGAACTCGTACCTCTCCAGCGCCGGGACAGCACTGCCCGGCGAGAGCACTCCGCGCTTCAAGCTGGGCGCCGCCGGGCCGCCGCCGGGCGCGTCCCCCACTTGGGCACGGCCGGGACTTTGAGGAGGAAGTCCGCGATGAGCAGCCTCGACGAACCGAACGGCCGCCAGGGTCGCATCGTGACGTTCTACTCGTACAAGGGCGGAACCGGCCGGACGATGGCCCTCGCCAACACCGCTTGGATCCTTGCCGCCAACGGCAAACGGGTGCTCGCCGTGGACTGGGATCTGGAGGCCCCTGGCCTGCACCGGTTCTTCCATCCCTTTCTCGACCCGGCGACCCTCGGCGCCACCACCGGCGTCATCGACCTGCTGAAGGACTACGCGTGGGCCGCGGTCGGCGAAGGCGCGACCGAGGATCGGCCGCCGCACTGGTACCGCGACTACGCGCGCGTCCAACGTCACGCCGTCTCGCTGGACTGGTCCTTCCCCGAGCCTGGCACGCTCGACCTGGTGACCGCCGGCCAGCAGGACCGCGACTACTCGGCGACCGTGAGCACCTTCGACTGGGACAACTTCTACGAACGCCTCGGTGGCGGCGAGTTCTTCGACGCGTTACGCGAGGACATGCGCGAGAACTACGACTACGTCCTCATCGACAGCCGCACCGGTCTGTCCGACATCGCCGACATCTGCACCGCCCACCTGCCCGACATCCTGGTCGACTGCTTCACTCTCAGCGGTCAGAGCATCGACGGCGCCTCCTTTGTCGCCCGCGACATCCACGAACGGTTCCACCGGCGCCGTATACGCATCCTGCCCGTCCCCATGCGCATCGATGAAGGGGAGAAGGAGAAGGCCGACGCCGGACGGTCGCTGGCCCGGGCGAAGTTCGACGGCTTCCCCGCCGGCATGACCGAAGAGGAACTCACCGCGTACTGGGGTGCCGTGGAGGTCCCGTACCGGCCCTACTACGGGTACGAGGAGACACTGGCCACCTTCGGTGACGCGGCCGGCGCGAACCCCACCTCCCTGCTGTCGGCCTTCGAACGGCTCAGCAGCGTCATCAGCGACCGGGACGTCACCTCGCTGCCCGCGGTCGACGAGGAGGAGCGTCGGCGCATCAACAAGATGTTCACCCGCACGCGCTCACACCTTCCCACGGACCTGCACCTCAGCTATGTCTCCGAGGACCGGATGTGGGCCGAGTGGATCGCCGCGCTGCTGACCCGCGCGGGATTCCGGGTGATGCCGAAATACGTCGGCGCCGAGGGCGACGGCGCGGAGAACCCGGCCGACCGTACCGTCGTCGTGGTCTCGGCGGCCTACCAGCGCTCCGGACGAGCCCGCCAGGTCTGGGAGGCCGCCACCGGCGGTGACCCCACGGGACGCCGTCAGGTGGTCGGGGTCCGCGTCGGCGACTTCCGGCTGGCGCCCGCCTTCAGTGAGTCGGCCTCGGTCGACCTCGTCCGCACCACGGAGAAGAACGCCGCGTCCACCCTGCTGAGGGCACTGGGCAAGCCGTCCCTGCCGGCCGACCTGCCCGATGACGAGGTGACTCCCGATGCCCGGTTCCCGGGCAACACGCCGCGGTTCTGGAACGTGTCGCCGCGCAACGCTTCCTTCACCGGCCGGTCCGCGCTGCTGGAGCGGCTGCGTGACGGCCTCACCGGCAGCGGTTCCGCCGAATCCTCGCCGGTGTACGCCCTGTCCGGGCTGGGCGGTGTCGGCAAGACGCAGATCGCTCTGGAGTACGTGCACCGGTTCGCCGCCGACTACGACCTGGTGTGGTGGATCCCCTCCGAACAGAACGAACTCATCGTCTCCTCGCTGGCCACGCTCGCCGGCCGGCTCGATCTGCGGGTCGGCGACGAGGCGGCGCAGGTGGCGCAGGAGGTGCGCGACCATCTGCGGCAGTCGAGCCCGACCCTGCGCTGGCTCCTCGTCTTCGACAACGCCGACGAGCCGCAGGAGGTCAGCCAGCACTTCCCCGGAGGCAGCGGGCATGTCCTGGTGACCTCGCGCAACCAGACCTGGCTCCAGTTCGGCAAGGCCCTTGAGATCGACCCGTTCCTGCGCGAGGAGAGCGTCGAGCATCTGCGACGCCGGGCGGCGGACCTTTCGGACGAGGACGCCGACCGGGTGGCCGCCGCGGTGGGAGACCTGCCGCTCGCTCTCGACCAGGCCGGCGCCTGGCTCGCCGAGACCGGTACGCCGGTCGACACCTATCTGGCGGAACTGGATCAGCAGGCCGAGCGGGTCCTGTCCCTGAGCCAGCCCGCCAACTACCCGAAGCCGGTCGGGGCGACCTGGAACGTCTCCATCGAACGGCTCAAGCAGCGTTCACCGGCAGCCGTACGACTGCTGCAACTGTGCGCCTTCTTCGCGGCCGAACCCATTTCGCTGAAGCTGCTCTACGGCGACGAGATGATCCGCGTCCTCGCCAGCGAGGACCCCACTCTGCAGGAGAAGATGGTCCTCGGCCAGGTGATCCGGGAGATCGGCCGGTTCGCACTGGCCAAGGTCGACCGGGCCACCGAGTCGATCCAGGTGCACCGGTTGGTGCAGGCCGTCATCCGCTCCCAGCTCAGCGCGAAGGAGCAGGAAGAGGCCCAGCACGTCGTCCACCGCATCCTGGCCGGGGCGCGGCCCTCGGGCGAGGAGCCGATCGACGACCCGTCGAACCAGGCCGACTTCGCGGCGATCTGGCCGCACCTGGAAGCCTCCGAGGCGAGTACGTGCGACGAGACCGAGACGCGACAGCTGCTCATCGACCGACTGCGCTATCTGTGGCGACGTGGTGACCTGATCTCGGCATTCTCCCTCGGCGAGGAACTGCAGGCACTGTGGAGGCGCCAGCTCGCGAGGCGCCGTGCGGACGTCGTGCAGTTGGAACGAGCGATCGCGGAGAGTGACGCGGCCGCCGGCTCACGGGACGAACTCGTGCTGGCGCGGCGCAACGCCGACAACCTGGAGGCCCAACTGCTCCACCTGCGGTTCCACATCGGGAACGTGCTGCGGACGATGGGCAAGTACGTGGAGGCGGAGGAGCTGGGCTCCGAGACCCTGGACCGCCAACGCGCTCTGCTGGCCCCGGGGCATCCGCACATCCTCATGACGGCCAGCGCGCTCGCGATCGACCTCGGCAGCGTCGGCCGCTTCGACGACGCCCTGGCGATGGCGACGGAGGCGCACTCGGGCTTCCTGGAGACCCTCGGAGAGGATCACCCCCGCACTCTCAGTGCCAAGAACAACCGTGCCCTGTGCCTGCGCCAGCTCGGCCGCTACGCCGAAGCCCGCGACGTGGACCAGGAGATCTACGATCGCCGTCGCAACGACCTGGGCGCCGACCACCCGTCCACGCTGAGCAGCGTCACCAACCTGGGCCGGGATCTGCGGGAACTCGGTGAGTACCGTGACTCGATCGCGCTCCTGAGCACCGGTTACGAGTCGTACCTCCGCAGGTTCGGCGACTCCCATCCCGACACCCTGCGTACCGCGAAGAGCCTCGCGGTGTCGCTTCGCAAGGCCGGACGGGTCGAGGAGGGACGGGACCTGACCCGGCAGACCCGCGACCACTACCGGCTGCGAGGCACCGCACAGACGACCCCGGACGTGCTCGACTGCACCCTGAACTACGCGACGGACCTGTACGCCATCGGGTCCCGTGCCGAGGCGCTCGCGCTGGCGCAGGACACGGTACGCCAGTACCAGTCAGCACCCGGCCAGCGGCATCCGTCCACGCTGGCCGCGATCAACAACCTCGGGATCTTCCTGCGCGGATGCAGGGAGACGGTCCCGGCGCGCGCGCTGATGGAACAGAACTTCGCCACCCTGCGTGAGGTGCTGGGCGACCGCCACCCCTACACCCTGGCCTGTGCGGTGAACCTCGCCAACATCCAGGCCGAACTGGGTGAACTGCACGAGGCCGAGAAGCTCGAGCGGATGGCCGTGGCCGGGTTCCAGGGAGCCCTGGAGGTGGATCACCCCGACACCATTGTGGCCCGCGCCAACCTGGCCGTGACACTGCGCGCACTGGACCGGCTCCCGGAGGCGGACCAGCTCAGGGAGAAGGCCCATGCCGATCTCATGCGGCTGCTGGGGGAGGACCATCCGCACACGGTGAGCGTGCGCGAGGGCAAGCGCATCCACCGGGACCTGGAACCCTTGCCGGTCTGAGCGGCCTCTCCTCAGGAGCGGTGGGTCGCCAGCCGGGCCCGGCCGCCCAGGAGCCAGGTCATGACGGTCGGCAGCACCCGCAGCGAGGCGAAGTGGGCTTCCCTGGGATGCAGGACGGCGCGGCCCCTGGGGATGTGTTCGGCCAGCCACCGAGTGTGGCTGGCCGGCGAGAACATGTCCTGTTCTCCGTGCCACAACAGCACTGGCACCGAGATGTCGTCCAGGGAGAAGCCCCAGGGGGTGCAGAAGGACAGCGCGTCGTCGATCCACCCGTCGGCCGAAACGCTCAGGGCTTCCCGGTAGTTGCGTACGAGCATGGCGCGGATGCCGGCGTCGGCGACGACCTGCAGATCGGACTCGGTCAGCTCCCAGCGCAGCTCGGCGAGGAGCCGGCGCGGATCGGCGCGGATGCCGACCGATCGCTCGTGCAGACTGGCGGCCAGCTGGTCGGGCCCGGCCAGGGCCTTGGTGTACTCGTTGGTGTTGGACGCGGTCATCCCGGCGAACCAGTCGAGCCCGTCGGCGTCGCAGGGAGCGAGGCTCACCAGGACCGCGACCCGGGTCACCCGGTCCGGCAGCAGCGCGGCGCAGGCCAGTGCGTGGGGGCCGCCGCCGGAGCGGCCGACCACGGCGAAACGTTCGATACCGAGGGCGTCGGCGATGGCCGCGACATCGGCCGAGACGTGGGAGACGTGACGGCCGGGTAGCCGGTCGGAGGCGCCGTAGCCGGGGCGGTCGTAGGTGATCAGCCGCACCTGTTGGTGGTAGAGGCGCATCGGACGGGGGGCGGGGCCGAGACGGCTGCCGGGCGTGCCGTGCAGGAGGAACACCGGAGAACCGGCGAGATCGCCCGATACCTCGACGGCTAATCGCCGTCCATCCTCCGCATACACCTCTTTGCGCATCCGCGGCCTCCTCGAAAGCCCCCGTCAACTGCGGTATGCCTGGTTGTTGTGCAACGGCCATTCCCCAGTGAAGCTCAGATCATCCCGGTGCACGAGCTTTTTGCGACATTGTGAAGTGCCACCCCGCGCCAGGCCACGTCACTCGTTGACGGCGACCACCTCGATGGCGCGGCGTGCCGCCTCCCTGGCCAGCGGCGTCAGCCGTTCATGCACCCCCCGAAACGTCTTCTCCGCCTGCTCCGCGGGCCAGTCGTCCGGCAGGTGCTTCACCGGCAGGCGCGGATCGCGGCGGATCACGCGCAGCCACTCCGCCTGCAACAGCAGCCGCTGCGCCAGCGCCTCGTCGGCCTGCGGGGCCCGGGTCTCCCAGGGCTGCCAGCGGCGTACGAACGACTCGTAGCGGTCGGCGAGTTCGGGCAGTTCCCAGGTCTCCTCGATCATCGCGCCGATGTCCATGCCCGCGTCGGCATGCGCGCGGAAGACCTTCACATGGGCGGACAGGCCCAACTCGCCCACGAGGTCCGCGACGTCGACCTCGCCGGGGGCGATCCACAGGCCGCTGAACAGGGGGCCGAAGCCGGACCAGGTGAGTTTGGAGCGCAGGTCGTGGCGTTGGCGTTGCCAGGACTCGGGGAGGGAGAAGCCGAGGAGGGTCCAGGTGCCGTCCCAGTGGCGGTTCACCGCGCCGGTCTGCCAGATCCGGCGCTCACCGTCCCGCAGGACCGCCTCCGAGTGCTCGGTCAGGCCGAAGTACATGCGGCGGCCCTCGCGCTGGCGGCGCAGCAGGCCGCGGTTCACCATGCGGGTGAGGGTGGAGCGGGTCGCCTGTTCGCCGACGCCCACGCGGGCGAACACGTCGATGACGCTGCCGGAGTACACGCAGACGTCACGCCCGAGCACCTGGTCGCCCAGGAACGTGAGCATGAGGGACTGGGGCCGCAGCGACTCTTCCGTGGTCACGCGGCCCACGGTACCTCTCCCGGCCGCTCCCGAGGCCGCCGGTACCGCGCTCCGATCAGCCCGTGACCTGGCGGTACGAGTACACGGCGGTCGCCACCGCGCACACCCCCGGCGGGATCACCTCCGCGCGGAGCGTGCCGCTGCGCGCGTCGTAGTCGACGCCCTCCGCTTCGAAGGCGCCGTCCGCGCAGATGCTGCGCTGCGGCAGGGCGAACAGGCTCTTCACCGTGCCGGTGATCGGCTGCCCGTCCAGCTCGCGGGGGAGGTCCACCTGGAGGAGGGGGCGGAGCTCCGGGAACAGGGTGCCCGTGGCGTCGTTCGACGCGCACACCAGGCGGGTGTCCGTCACGAAGTCGCAGCCCTGGACGTCCCGTACCGGCTTGTCGAGAGTGATCTGCCACGCCTCCGCCAGTGCTCCGCCCGTCGGTGGGGTCGCCGGGTTGAGGACGGGGGTGGGGAAGACCTGGAGTCGGTTCTGGTCGCCCCACTCGCCCGACACCAGCCACTGACCGTCGGGAGAGACGCTCGCGAAGGAGTTGTTGATCTTCTCCCCAGGGTTGAGCCTGTGGACGTACTCGTAGCGCTTCCCGGCCGGCGTCGTCACCGCGAACATCTTCGACGTGCCCGTGTCCGGGCCCTGGTAGGCGTCGAAGACGTAGCCGTTCGCGATGTCCGGGTCGCCGACGTGGTTCCAGCCCTCGACGCGCAGGGAC includes:
- the fxsT gene encoding FxSxx-COOH system tetratricopeptide repeat protein, encoding MSSLDEPNGRQGRIVTFYSYKGGTGRTMALANTAWILAANGKRVLAVDWDLEAPGLHRFFHPFLDPATLGATTGVIDLLKDYAWAAVGEGATEDRPPHWYRDYARVQRHAVSLDWSFPEPGTLDLVTAGQQDRDYSATVSTFDWDNFYERLGGGEFFDALREDMRENYDYVLIDSRTGLSDIADICTAHLPDILVDCFTLSGQSIDGASFVARDIHERFHRRRIRILPVPMRIDEGEKEKADAGRSLARAKFDGFPAGMTEEELTAYWGAVEVPYRPYYGYEETLATFGDAAGANPTSLLSAFERLSSVISDRDVTSLPAVDEEERRRINKMFTRTRSHLPTDLHLSYVSEDRMWAEWIAALLTRAGFRVMPKYVGAEGDGAENPADRTVVVVSAAYQRSGRARQVWEAATGGDPTGRRQVVGVRVGDFRLAPAFSESASVDLVRTTEKNAASTLLRALGKPSLPADLPDDEVTPDARFPGNTPRFWNVSPRNASFTGRSALLERLRDGLTGSGSAESSPVYALSGLGGVGKTQIALEYVHRFAADYDLVWWIPSEQNELIVSSLATLAGRLDLRVGDEAAQVAQEVRDHLRQSSPTLRWLLVFDNADEPQEVSQHFPGGSGHVLVTSRNQTWLQFGKALEIDPFLREESVEHLRRRAADLSDEDADRVAAAVGDLPLALDQAGAWLAETGTPVDTYLAELDQQAERVLSLSQPANYPKPVGATWNVSIERLKQRSPAAVRLLQLCAFFAAEPISLKLLYGDEMIRVLASEDPTLQEKMVLGQVIREIGRFALAKVDRATESIQVHRLVQAVIRSQLSAKEQEEAQHVVHRILAGARPSGEEPIDDPSNQADFAAIWPHLEASEASTCDETETRQLLIDRLRYLWRRGDLISAFSLGEELQALWRRQLARRRADVVQLERAIAESDAAAGSRDELVLARRNADNLEAQLLHLRFHIGNVLRTMGKYVEAEELGSETLDRQRALLAPGHPHILMTASALAIDLGSVGRFDDALAMATEAHSGFLETLGEDHPRTLSAKNNRALCLRQLGRYAEARDVDQEIYDRRRNDLGADHPSTLSSVTNLGRDLRELGEYRDSIALLSTGYESYLRRFGDSHPDTLRTAKSLAVSLRKAGRVEEGRDLTRQTRDHYRLRGTAQTTPDVLDCTLNYATDLYAIGSRAEALALAQDTVRQYQSAPGQRHPSTLAAINNLGIFLRGCRETVPARALMEQNFATLREVLGDRHPYTLACAVNLANIQAELGELHEAEKLERMAVAGFQGALEVDHPDTIVARANLAVTLRALDRLPEADQLREKAHADLMRLLGEDHPHTVSVREGKRIHRDLEPLPV
- a CDS encoding PaaX family transcriptional regulator; translated protein: MTTEESLRPQSLMLTFLGDQVLGRDVCVYSGSVIDVFARVGVGEQATRSTLTRMVNRGLLRRQREGRRMYFGLTEHSEAVLRDGERRIWQTGAVNRHWDGTWTLLGFSLPESWQRQRHDLRSKLTWSGFGPLFSGLWIAPGEVDVADLVGELGLSAHVKVFRAHADAGMDIGAMIEETWELPELADRYESFVRRWQPWETRAPQADEALAQRLLLQAEWLRVIRRDPRLPVKHLPDDWPAEQAEKTFRGVHERLTPLAREAARRAIEVVAVNE
- a CDS encoding alpha/beta fold hydrolase → MRKEVYAEDGRRLAVEVSGDLAGSPVFLLHGTPGSRLGPAPRPMRLYHQQVRLITYDRPGYGASDRLPGRHVSHVSADVAAIADALGIERFAVVGRSGGGPHALACAALLPDRVTRVAVLVSLAPCDADGLDWFAGMTASNTNEYTKALAGPDQLAASLHERSVGIRADPRRLLAELRWELTESDLQVVADAGIRAMLVRNYREALSVSADGWIDDALSFCTPWGFSLDDISVPVLLWHGEQDMFSPASHTRWLAEHIPRGRAVLHPREAHFASLRVLPTVMTWLLGGRARLATHRS
- a CDS encoding TIR-like protein FxsC translates to MGTASKGPYFFLSYAHTPSDGLGKSEPNLWVRRLYGDLCAHIREMTTVQGDLAGFMDSTSIRTGDDWPTALAESLAACRVFVPLYSPRYFISPWCGKEWTVFSRRQATGQGERRIGATSAVVPALWSPVRDHQLPLCVRNVQYTHSELGHRYQEYGLYGLVKVSSFRADYQRAVLHLARRIVEIGETVAVEPGTHAHLQGADDAFAPEPALPTGPTLRITVAAGALGRLPERRSPLYYGPTPLHWNPYHPESAYPLVTLVANIVEGLNYRVIVRELDQEADLVDGPEILLLDRWVLRDPKHRARLRELDTEHRSSTGLVVPWNSADPDGSAGQHELAAAVDEALPRATSLQRQGGRAGALSIPDLGSFRALLPQVVEAAANSYLSSAGTALPGESTPRFKLGAAGPPPGASPTWARPGL